The genomic stretch ccagtaaaagcgccctctaaaccccttaaatgtttccactttagagggcgcttttttgaaaaagcgccctctaaagtggcccttaaaggtcttaaagagccactttagacagcgctttcactAGGAAAAtaagcgctgtctttacctatgtcagcgccagattagagggcgctttaaagcgctgttataggccaaaaaaagcgccctcttttcccttatttggcgtagtgtattCACAAAGGTACCATGATCTATTCTGATAATATCAATGCAATATATTTATCATGTAATACAATTCAACATCAATGGACCAATTTCCAAGTAGTTCTCCATGTTCTCTCGCGCCATCAAGTTTTATATATCTTCTTCATCAACGGCCATCTCTTGACGTTCTTTTAAGAATTCAGATACGGCCTCAACGTAGGACATGCTAAGACGGTAGGGGTGTAATAGAATATCTTATAAGTACTAGTAATAGTAGTAGTATTTTTATATTCTCGTTTTTTTATTATGCTAATGCATATATGTTTTTTATGATATTTTTGGTATACATcttattaaaaataatattatttaaatacaatttttaaaattaaaagtaGGATGATAAATATTTCTTGTATCATGTCTCATAGAATAGCTGTTTCATTCAACATTTGAGATGAGTGGGattaattcatgaaattaagtTTGAAATTTATAATAAGTGATTGTTGATGAGCAATTGGATATTGTTACTAAGAACATGGATAGTTTCTCCAAATGTGTGTTGTTTAAAGCTGCTAACATTGCTTTTACATTTTGAAAACTATAAACAAGTTGGTGATTATTATAAATCAACAATCTAAAAAAAAATATTGACAAATAGGTAACCTCTAAGAAGAAAAATCGTAGAGCaataaacaataaaaataaaacagAATAAATAAGTTAAATTCATATTTTATTCTTAACATAttaatttattttgaaaattttaatgTAGTATGATACATAACATATGAAAATTGTGAACATCTCAAATGAGAAACATAACATTATACTTATGGAATAATACTTTAACATTAGTTTATCATAGATTACATTAACATTCTATCTGCCTACAAGAAAAATGACATATTATACAACTATTGAGTTAAAGTCAAACCAAACTTAGAGCTAACTTCTTTTATTTTACTAATCAAATCTTTTTGTTTAATGTTATCATTCTTCTTCACTTTGGGTTGAAACAATGACCAAATCCTATTCTCCAAACTTTGTACTTTATATTTAACATGTTTGTTGTCAACCATAACATCATCACTCTCAACAGACAAAATATAATTCTTCAAATAAACCTTATAGATTGGTATAACACCTTCCACCAAATGTTTGCATACACTTTTCCTCAATACCTCATCAGAGATTATCCAATTACATTGCTTCTTGTACTTTTCATCAAAAGCTACACTAAAAGCACTTATTCTCTTAACCAAATCTTGACAACTCATAGAGGTTGAAACTACAAGAATATTTTGAAGATTTCCCCAACTATTCCTCAAATAAAGTGCTGCATAGTACTCTTTGTATTGTTCATGTGCACTTAACCAAGAATCTCCCATCATATTTCCAACTAAAGTACCTCTTAAGTTATAGAAATGACAATGATTATTCATCATAAAAATATATGACAAATTGATATCTTCATACACTTTTGACCAATCATCTAAATTAACTGCAACTTCCTTAATTATACTATATATTTGATTCAAAACTATACCCTCTTCATATAGTTCATTTCTCCAACTAAAATATATTTCCAAAACCTTATTCAAATGTGGCTTATACTCATCACTAAGAAGCTTATCACAATAATCAGTAACAAAACTTACCAACTTAGGAACACTTCCATCTGCTGGAGGACAAGTTGGTCTTTGCAACTTTACTTGTTCTGGAAGTTGCCAAAATATTTCACTAACACCATTCACAACTCTTGTGATAAGATCTTTTGTCACAATTCTAATTTCTTCACAAGCTTCTCCTCTAAAAAGTTGGTTAAATTTTAGTCTTAAACCATTCAAGACTTTAAACATTGACAACAGATTCAGCAACTTGAAAGGGTCATTTTTTCTGTAAGTAACCGTCTTTCCAAATTTGATAAATGAAAGGATTCCTGATTCAATAGCGATTTTTGCAAAACAACTCATCCATGCTTTTGAACCAATTTTCTCAAATACACTACTACATAGCTTGTATTCAACCTCAAGAAGTTTCTTAACAACCAACTCCAAATGTTTTCCCCATTTGTCTATGCAACTCTCCATTCCATGCGTAATCTCAAACTCAGTTGTCGAAAACTCAAGATAGCTCAAATCCAAAGTCTTCAAACTTCTCCGAGCATTCGTTCCACGAACTTCAACATACATAGCTTGACACTTGTCTAGCCTATTATTTGCATTTAATCTCTCTGCGATAACTTGTAACTTCTTTGTTAAAGAACTTGAAAATTCCATACCTTGGTTTGCATCGTTGTTTTGCTGAGCAGTGTGTGATGTCAATGAAACCAAAGGAAGAGGCATAGAGTTTGCTATTAGAAGTTTGTGAAAAGCAATCTCTAGTTTGTCAAGGGCAGTGCAAAGACTTCCTCCATCGAAGTGTGCGCCGTTCTCTATGGTCTGCAATTCTTGCAATATTCTCAAGGATTTGTTAAGATTCAATAGGTAAGAGTCATTGGTACTAACTGTTGTTTTGTTTTGTAAGAACTCAAAAACACTCTTCAACCAACCTGATGCTAACTTACAATTATCGGTGAGAAGCTTCAATGCTTCTTCAAGCTTCTTTGTGTTTGAGACATATGTGAATATATCGGAACTCAGGTCTGTGGAAAGAGAATGTTTCAACTGAGTGACACATTCAAACACCTTGTGAACTGCTGAAACAGAACATAGAACACTGTCTATACCATGTTCAACATCAGAACAGGGGAGATTTTGAATTGAGATTAGTTTAAGTGAAGCCTGCATGGATAAAAATCTTTGATTAAGAAGCTCCAATCTTGAACTAGACTCATCTAATGCAGTAGAAATATATTTGGATGTTTGTAAGCTAGAAGTTAAGAACTTTCTGGCAGCTTCAATGTTTTCTTTGTTTTCCATATTTAAGATTGGAAAATGAAGTGtttgtttttgaaaatgattactagtttggattttgagattgtaTTGAGAAATGATTAGATTTCAACATGATGTTTTTGTTGGTTTCTTGTTAATCTAACCATCCACTTTCTTTCACCAAACTCAACAAATGAAGTAAAAGGAAAAGAGGAGTTAACTTCACTTGCAAAATAAAACATGTCAGAAACTCAACCAACTAGCAGTAGAACTTCCTTGAATTGGGGTTGTGTATGTTTATTTATTTATCCATTATTTTGTCCTGGCTTTCTTGTTTGATTTGAAATTCAAGACATGATAACCTTGCTTCAATTACCTCAACAATCACCCAACCAAATGCATCACATTTTCTCATTAATGTTATATTTTATTGGGGTACTTGGAATTTCAAAGGGAAAGTTGGCAGGAAAATAGCAGCATAGAATATTCAAAAGTTGTTCATTAGTTTTACTGCAAAAGTCATCGTTCCGTTTTCAACAATGAAATGAAAGTAAATAAATGGTGATTTGTATATAAATAATTTGATTTCACATTTACTATTTTTACAACTGAACTGCTTCCAAAGACTTATATAGCTTGTTTATTATTTACTTGTTTAAAATTTTCTGAATGTGAAAGCTGAAAAGGAACAGTTAAAATGATTATAATACTAATCATTCACACAATAACTAACATCATTATTAGGGTTCATTATCCAACCAAGGACGTTAGAACATAGGAACAACCAGAACAAATAGTCATCTATTTGAGATTATGATATCAATTTACGTTGTCCAATCCcatgtgtagaaaaataaaatataggCAGTAAGGATTTTTGTTGAGTAAATATCCAAGGAAAAGAATACAAACAAAAATGGAATTTGATAGAGAAAAATTAATACTAATGAGTTGGCTGCCACCAAAAGCCACGAGAATTTGAAGCAAAATAATAACACCAAGCTTTAAGTTATAGCTGCCACCCAAATCTACACAAGTTGTTGACAAGACATACAAGCCGAGAAGAAGCACGATAGAAAATTGGGGCAATTGCTTCTATTAGGCGGATCCCTTCTGTTTCAAAGTGATTTTATCCCCAAGACTCAGAGCAATTCCCTGAGTTTTACTTCTTATTCTGATGTATCCACTCAATTTACCATCTCCTTGCTTTTCAATGCTCACATTCACCAACGCATCTTCACCAAAAACACTCTTAGCATAAAGGTTTGCAGCTAGGAAACCACACTCTCCTTCCAATGCAGACCTGAAAAAGAGACAGCAAAAACCAAATTAATCAAATTGCCCAGATACCCCCGCCAAATCAAGACATGGCAATTGCATGAAATGTAGAAATATTAATGACTCCAACAATTAGTTATGCTACAATTTTCAGGCAAGTTTTTTAACTGAAACGTTTTTGCTTCAAAAAACAGATTCCTATTAGTAGATACTCAGGCACACACACAAGATAGCAACCATGAAATGCATGCAAGTTAAAGAAACTCACGGCGGAGTTAGGCACTTCATATTTGTAGACTTGATAATGTGGCCCAGAAACTCCCTCTCATCTTGTAATACTGTATTTACAGCAACCTATAACATAACGTAAAGTCAATAAAATAATCATATATAGAACTTCTAGTTAATGCAGAAACACATATTCTGAGTTATATCCCTGTCGCATTCATGCTCCTTGATGATGGCCAATTTTAGCATTACCTGTATTACAACTATATACTTCTAATCTAATAGAATAACATTTATGATATGATTTGACCCTAGTCTAATCAGGAAACTGATTGGAGTGAGGAATGAGTAATTGAGTATAGCTCTAAACTGTGGTCCAATGATTCTTTGATGAATTGCATATCTCTGATTCTGGTAAGGCCGTAAACAGTTTAACGATCGCATCAAGACAGGCCCAAATTGTGTCAATGCAACGGTTAAGAGAAACCAGCCCATTTTTTGCTTCCAGCTGGCAACAAGTTTTTAGAGCAGATCCTGAAACTTCATGTGAATTCATTACAGAGGCCTAGGGGTGATTTTCCTCCTTCGTTTAGGAGAATGATTATGAGCAGCTAGTATATTTTGCATGTACAAATTATACatttaataaaaaaacatgtgATATTCTAACACACTAATGCACCTAGCCAAAAAGCATCAGGGTAtccaatttttaaaaaaaaaaaatatcaGCATCAATAAGCCTATCAGATTGACCCAAACAGCAGCATCACACATTATAACAGATATAGTAAACTAAAAACAAATATAAGAGTCAGTATCTGGTTCCTAACTCAATGAAATGCAAACACCACCAAGATCTACCTCTCTATTCACACTCAAATAGAGATGTAGAGAAGTAGGAGCAGCAGCATACAAATTACCTCATTTATTTGTATCGTCTCTTGGGACAAATCACATTTACAGGAAACACACATCACAGATGTCCATTTACTCAACACAGACAAATAACATATAGACTCAGCATGTTACTTTTCAGGTTTATTGACAGGATAGAAGATACACCAACTTCAATGTGAAAATAGAATTATATCAACGATCATCAAAGCATATATTGCAGACATAATGATGTCAGGAATAATATCAAACATCAAAACTATAAGAGCAgatatttaaaatttaataataaaacaaGGGGCAACAGCCCGATAATAGAGATTACGAATCATGAAGCCTAACTACCTAGAAGTTGTTTATCACACTctttttaaaaatgaaaagagGGGTGAGCAATAAAAGGTAAAACCATAATTGTTTTAAACCATTAGTTTTAAAAAACACAAAATGAGAGAAAGAGGAGTGAGATTTACCTTGTTTTCCCACTCAAACTCAGCCCACATAGTTCTAAAGGCCACATCAGCACAAGATGCAGGAGCAATGTAGTCCATGATATCAATATGGATATCATTAAGAACAATAACTGTTCTCTCAAGAACATTTGAAGATGTTTCATAAACTATGTTACCGAATATAACTCCAGTTTCAGTTGAAGAAACCTTGATGTTGGCTTTAATCTGTTTGCTTGATTCTGGAGCCAGAGTATAGTTTTGTGGACGCTCAACAAGTTTGAGATCACCCATAGTTGCTAACTCCAAACATAAATTCTGGAGAGTTTCCTTGGTTCGGTTGATGACAGTAACATCAAGGACAATGTCATAATGATGAACTGTGACATATGCTTCAGCATAAACAGGATCACTGAATCCAGTGAGCTGAAGAATGCGGTTGAGTTTATTTGCATCATCTGCATCCTTTGTAAACTCTCCAGTAGCACGTTTGAGATCATCCTGAACCTCATCTTCCAGCTCAAGTTGGCTCATGCCCTGAAGAAATTGAACATTCGAAGAAAAAACAGATGAGCAGGTGTACTGAGCACATAACTGAATCAGAAATCATTAACAGAAACTACCACCAACAGAAAGAACACCTAACTCGATAGACTACTTGACAATATAGGTATAAATACAACAACATAAAAGGTTCAATCATTAACAATGATGAAAACTTCAAGGAATCTAATGAAACAATGATTCAACTATACCATTCTTACAACAACgaaaaaagagagaaaataaATACAGCCATCATACCTTTCTGCTCTTCAAATGGTAGAAATCAATAAGGTCATCAGGCTGTGCATTAGAAATTTGAGCCTTCGCTTTAATCTCCTCTGTCTCACGGCGCTGCTTATCAGCAAGCATTTTCACAAAGCTCTGCCTGCAAGATTGCAGCCATATCTTCCTTATCTCATCACCAGTATTACATAGCAATCTCATGCAAAGGACAATCCTGTCATGAGAATCATTATCAATTGGATGTGGAAGAACTGAAGACTGACCAAGCTGCAGCATTGAGACCGTGATCAACAAGGTCTGTGAAGTTGCCTTGTTAACTTCAACTTTTGAGGTCTGGACCTCTTCCAACCTTAGGACAAGCTTTGTCAGTGTACATGCGACAACAGCCCCAAGGAAGAAATCACCTGAAAGAATTAGAGATCTCAAGTTCCCAATAGAAGACAACGAGCCTTGAACAAGA from Lathyrus oleraceus cultivar Zhongwan6 chromosome 7, CAAS_Psat_ZW6_1.0, whole genome shotgun sequence encodes the following:
- the LOC127107193 gene encoding exocyst complex component EXO70I, which produces MENKENIEAARKFLTSSLQTSKYISTALDESSSRLELLNQRFLSMQASLKLISIQNLPCSDVEHGIDSVLCSVSAVHKVFECVTQLKHSLSTDLSSDIFTYVSNTKKLEEALKLLTDNCKLASGWLKSVFEFLQNKTTVSTNDSYLLNLNKSLRILQELQTIENGAHFDGGSLCTALDKLEIAFHKLLIANSMPLPLVSLTSHTAQQNNDANQGMEFSSSLTKKLQVIAERLNANNRLDKCQAMYVEVRGTNARRSLKTLDLSYLEFSTTEFEITHGMESCIDKWGKHLELVVKKLLEVEYKLCSSVFEKIGSKAWMSCFAKIAIESGILSFIKFGKTVTYRKNDPFKLLNLLSMFKVLNGLRLKFNQLFRGEACEEIRIVTKDLITRVVNGVSEIFWQLPEQVKLQRPTCPPADGSVPKLVSFVTDYCDKLLSDEYKPHLNKVLEIYFSWRNELYEEGIVLNQIYSIIKEVAVNLDDWSKVYEDINLSYIFMMNNHCHFYNLRGTLVGNMMGDSWLSAHEQYKEYYAALYLRNSWGNLQNILVVSTSMSCQDLVKRISAFSVAFDEKYKKQCNWIISDEVLRKSVCKHLVEGVIPIYKVYLKNYILSVESDDVMVDNKHVKYKVQSLENRIWSLFQPKVKKNDNIKQKDLISKIKEVSSKFGLTLTQ